The following is a genomic window from Sebastes fasciatus isolate fSebFas1 chromosome 15, fSebFas1.pri, whole genome shotgun sequence.
TAAACAAACATTCCCCTCCAATGGCGTACAAGTAGCCATCCATAGAGACAAGCTTTAGCTGGGAACGAGCTTGGGTTAGAGGTCTGACCTCTGCCCAGCGGTTGGTTATGGGGTTGTAACAGAAGACCTTGTCTGAGACCTTGCCCTTGTCCCCGTAGCCCTTTATCCCCCCCGCCACAAACAGGTAGTTAAACATGGTGCAGATCCCGCACCCTTTAGTGTTTATGTCCTCAGGCATCGCCGTCAAAGGTCTCCAGTCATTTGCTGTTTCGTTGAAGCAGTAAATCATATGACTGTCCTCCAAAGACCCGACCGACAGCGGGCTCTGCGGTCGGCTGCCGCATCGGCTCGGCGGCCGGCTCCCAACGCGATCGAACACGTCGTTTATCTCCGCCACCATCAGtgtcttcctcccctcctccctcttcttcaGGATCAGATCCCGCTCCGATCCGTTCAGGCGCCCGTACACGGCGGGGTCCTTGAGGACCTGGAGGAAGTTGTCGCTCATGAATCCGTAGGCGGTCTCCTTCAGCTCGCTAAGTCGCTGCTTCTTGGCAATGTTCAGGATCTCGTAGCAGTTCTCTTTGCTGATTTGTTCAGACATGGAGTCCATGGCGGCCTGGACGGCGCAGGGGATCTGGAGGATTTTAGCCCCCGTGATGACATCCACAATGTTGCTCTTGGAAACATTCATCTGAGAAGTGTAAACATAGTCTATTAATGTAGACAAAGTCTTGTAACTCACTCCCTTCACTTTCAGGATGTCTCGTGACAGCCGTGCTTTGAAGTAATCGCTCTTCTCTGCCAGGACAGACTTGTGAGCGTTGATCGTCTGCCCGCCAACTTCGATGACTAAATCAGGCTCCTTTTGAGGCTGTGTATTTTCAGCTTTCTGGCCGCTGTCCCTGCGCTCGAGGTTCGATTTTAGAACTGACCAATCAGTTTCCTGTTTGGCTTGGCTCTGCAAATCTGCACCGTAAGACATTTTAGCTCTGGCGCCGTTGTGGATTTCCCCGCTCGCACAGTTTTGCTGTGGAGCTCCCTTATCGTTGGAGAGGTGGAACTGCTCGGCTCCCGGGATGTACGAACCGTTGCCTTTCTGATGGTCGATGTGGTTGTTCTCCATCAGTCTCCCGTCCAGCAGGTATTCCTTCTCAAACGCTGCAGGAGGGCTGAAATCCTGCTCGTCCTGCAGGAACCCTTGGACGTAAGCTGGACATACATTCCCATCTTTGTCAGAAGGCGTGACAAGGTCAGGGCTCACGGCGTGGAGGATGACATCAGCCTCCACGGTGGCAGCCCCTCCTCCCTGCCTGCGAGCCTCGTTCATCTCGACGCACTCACTGGCGATGGGAGACGATGCCTTCGCGGATCATGCTGAGTGGATGGACAAACTTGTGATCCTCTCTGTTCACCTACATGGGGGGGAAACAAGGAGTGAATTCAAATAGAGTGACCAGATCACCAACaaaaaccaaatgtgggacaaagagtatgtttgtgtgggacaatgtgggacacatTCCCAAgtctgagaggtagtctacaattttgatatatctaacttaaaaaaataaacatttctattctgccccttatcttgtaacatctctatgctttgcccgaatgcatcctTTCTTTTTGAGCTGCACGTtccttgtgagactcacatgaactgtgtcacttcatgtcgtattcccccccgtgtgaaattgaaaaagaaTCGCTATCCaccggcttataaatacttataagtagtttcacagtctttgttgtagttgCTCTTCCTTGTTTCCAACATATTCtgcctaaatctgcatagcttgtgactttgcggtgactcgCAATTTTCTCCGTTTGGGCATAGCAcagcaaagacggtgaaaggtcaacctgcacttgacccacgtgtgcgcagtttgacagcaaacacagcgccgtgatgacagccttgcctgctttttttcagtctttggataaaagacagatctaaaaaaaagcatctgtcctgcagtggtttgagtttttaaaaactagagccaatgaaaatgtgggacatcgtctcaatatgtgggacgagggttaaaaaaatgctgtgcagtccctcataaagtgggacacctggcccaggaggaggtaaaaaaaaaaaaaaaaaaaaagagtcttgAAGCTGCAAAGACTTGTGTAATCTCTAAGGGGCGCCCTTTCTCCAATATCAAACAGCTTGGAAACCTTACaatttaacagaaaaaaaagactttgtgCTGAGCCAACTATGCTGTGTAACACACTCCTGTATTAATGTGTCATCATCATAAT
Proteins encoded in this region:
- the kbtbd11 gene encoding kelch repeat and BTB domain-containing protein 11 produces the protein MNEARRQGGGAATVEADVILHAVSPDLVTPSDKDGNVCPAYVQGFLQDEQDFSPPAAFEKEYLLDGRLMENNHIDHQKGNGSYIPGAEQFHLSNDKGAPQQNCASGEIHNGARAKMSYGADLQSQAKQETDWSVLKSNLERRDSGQKAENTQPQKEPDLVIEVGGQTINAHKSVLAEKSDYFKARLSRDILKVKGVSYKTLSTLIDYVYTSQMNVSKSNIVDVITGAKILQIPCAVQAAMDSMSEQISKENCYEILNIAKKQRLSELKETAYGFMSDNFLQVLKDPAVYGRLNGSERDLILKKREEGRKTLMVAEINDVFDRVGSRPPSRCGSRPQSPLSVGSLEDSHMIYCFNETANDWRPLTAMPEDINTKGCGICTMFNYLFVAGGIKGYGDKGKVSDKVFCYNPITNRWAEVRPLTQARSQLKLVSMDGYLYAIGGECLFTVEKYDPRMDRWTTVAPLPKGAFAVAHEATTCSGELYVSGGSLFYRLLKYDIKRDEWQECPFNNSRKKSTDMVAFKSFIYRFDVNREQGITVFKYNSIVKMWHDCASQRLGSHLPFRCAVIGNCIYCVNKSQTLQFVVEEENAYFVEEALRAPLEAKGVLFPFVLTLPEKPEKVT